One window of the Planktothrix sp. FACHB-1365 genome contains the following:
- a CDS encoding SulP family inorganic anion transporter, translating into MTETVIKPEQQPVGLGGIFGSWRGDLTGGITAAIVALPLALAFAVASGVEPKAGLYTAIIAGIVAALCGGSQVQITGPTGAMAVILIGIVSKYGIEKVWIAGVMAGVIQIALGVTKLGQVVKFIPHPVTTGFTNGIAVIIFCSQLNNFFGLDLPRSEHFFPGLLATFSHLENINWATVSIASVVIVTKLFWVKITRLIPGSLVGLVLATGLTTYFHLNIHTIGEIPPSLPLPHGIPHWQDWGLLRELINPALALAALGSIESLLSAVVADGMTVSQKHNSNRELIGQGLANIVVPFFGGIPATGAIARTAVNVRSGGKTRLSGVIHGVTLALIVVVFAPLAAQIPLAALAGILMVTSIRMIEWETIGLLLRADYADFGVMLLTLLITIVFDLILAVEVGLIAASILFIKRMSELEMAKVPEAEAFPPGISLELTQEIAVYRVDGPLFFGAAERFATFLREEPQVKYLILRLRFVPNIDTTALVALEDIYQDLKRRGCRLILSGLQPQVQQRLERSGLLEKIGQNNCFETTDAAIRSLEQPVKEKVLEFQT; encoded by the coding sequence ATGACAGAAACAGTGATTAAACCAGAACAACAACCCGTTGGGTTAGGTGGGATTTTTGGCTCTTGGCGAGGTGATTTAACCGGGGGAATTACCGCCGCCATCGTTGCTCTACCTCTAGCTTTAGCCTTTGCAGTCGCCAGTGGAGTTGAACCTAAAGCAGGACTTTATACCGCCATTATCGCCGGAATTGTGGCAGCCCTGTGTGGGGGGTCACAGGTGCAAATTACAGGGCCTACAGGGGCAATGGCGGTGATCCTGATTGGCATTGTCAGCAAATATGGGATTGAGAAGGTTTGGATTGCCGGAGTAATGGCCGGAGTGATTCAAATCGCCTTGGGAGTTACTAAATTAGGTCAAGTCGTTAAATTCATTCCCCATCCGGTCACCACGGGCTTTACTAACGGTATTGCGGTGATTATTTTTTGTAGTCAACTGAATAATTTTTTCGGCTTAGATTTACCTCGGAGTGAACACTTTTTTCCGGGTCTATTGGCTACTTTTAGCCATTTAGAAAATATCAATTGGGCAACCGTTAGTATTGCCAGTGTTGTGATTGTCACCAAACTATTTTGGGTCAAAATCACCCGTCTGATTCCCGGTTCTTTAGTGGGATTAGTCTTAGCAACCGGATTAACAACTTATTTTCATCTCAATATTCACACAATTGGCGAAATTCCCCCATCTCTCCCCCTTCCTCATGGTATTCCCCATTGGCAAGATTGGGGCTTACTCCGAGAATTAATTAATCCCGCCTTAGCATTAGCCGCGTTAGGGAGTATTGAATCGTTACTGTCGGCGGTGGTCGCTGATGGTATGACCGTTAGCCAAAAACACAATAGCAACCGAGAACTGATTGGTCAAGGATTAGCTAATATTGTTGTTCCCTTTTTTGGGGGAATTCCAGCGACGGGAGCCATCGCTCGGACTGCGGTTAACGTGCGCTCTGGGGGTAAAACTCGTCTTTCGGGTGTAATTCATGGCGTTACCCTGGCTCTAATTGTGGTGGTATTCGCGCCTCTAGCGGCTCAAATTCCCCTAGCCGCCTTAGCGGGGATTTTGATGGTGACGAGTATCAGGATGATTGAGTGGGAAACCATTGGCTTACTATTGAGAGCAGATTACGCTGATTTTGGGGTGATGCTCCTGACTTTGTTAATCACAATTGTCTTTGATTTAATTCTGGCTGTGGAAGTGGGTTTGATTGCGGCTAGTATTTTATTTATTAAGCGGATGAGCGAGCTTGAAATGGCTAAAGTTCCTGAAGCAGAAGCTTTTCCCCCTGGAATTTCTTTGGAATTAACTCAAGAAATTGCGGTTTATCGGGTGGATGGCCCTCTATTTTTTGGGGCTGCGGAACGATTTGCAACGTTCTTACGAGAAGAACCTCAAGTCAAGTATTTAATTTTACGGCTGCGGTTTGTTCCTAATATTGATACAACCGCGTTAGTGGCTCTCGAAGACATCTATCAAGACTTAAAACGTCGAGGTTGTCGTTTGATTTTAAGTGGTCTACAGCCTCAAGTTCAGCAGCGTTTAGAACGGAGTGGTCTTTTGGAGAAAATTGGTCAAAATAATTGTTTTGAAACGACTGATGCGGCTATTCGCTCTCTTGAACAACCTGTTAAAGAAAAAGTGCTGGAATTTCAAACATGA
- a CDS encoding RNA-guided endonuclease TnpB family protein — protein MIVLEYKVKGKLEQFKAIDQAIRTTQFIRNKAIRYWMDNSRELKIDKFALNKYSTALRKEFSFVNDLNSMAVQSAAERGWIAISRFYDNCKKKISGKKGYPKFQKDCRSVEYKTTGWKLHPTKRQVTFTDKNGIGNLKLLGKWDLHTYNLKDIKRVRLIRRADGYYCQFCLGITVTDVQPKTGNEIGLDVGIESFYTDSNGHQEPNPQFLRKAETSIKKSQRQIYKKVKSSSGRRKARKVYSKKHLKVSRQRNEHAKRLASNVCKSNDLVAYEDLSVRNLVKNHCLAKSISDASWYLFRQWIEYFAAKFDKLAIPVAPHYTSQKCSNCGVIVKKSLSTRTHICNCGCELHRDTNAAINILNLAKQARDGQSRSNATGVGVSTLVGKSLLEQILT, from the coding sequence ATGATAGTTTTAGAATACAAAGTTAAAGGCAAGCTTGAGCAATTCAAAGCGATTGATCAAGCCATTCGTACAACTCAATTCATTCGCAATAAAGCGATTAGATACTGGATGGATAATTCCAGAGAATTGAAAATCGACAAGTTTGCCTTAAACAAATATTCAACGGCTCTCAGAAAAGAATTCTCTTTTGTTAACGATCTAAATTCAATGGCAGTTCAATCCGCAGCAGAGCGGGGATGGATTGCCATTAGTCGTTTTTACGACAATTGTAAGAAAAAGATTTCGGGCAAAAAAGGATATCCCAAATTTCAAAAAGACTGTCGTTCTGTTGAATATAAAACAACAGGATGGAAGTTACATCCAACTAAAAGACAAGTTACCTTTACCGACAAAAACGGGATTGGCAATCTTAAATTACTGGGGAAATGGGATCTCCATACCTACAATCTTAAAGACATCAAACGGGTGCGATTAATTCGTCGTGCCGATGGCTATTACTGCCAGTTTTGTCTGGGTATTACCGTTACCGATGTTCAACCGAAAACGGGAAATGAAATTGGACTTGATGTTGGAATTGAGTCATTTTACACAGACTCTAACGGACACCAAGAACCCAATCCCCAGTTTTTGAGAAAGGCGGAAACGTCTATTAAAAAATCTCAGAGACAAATCTATAAAAAGGTTAAGAGTTCATCAGGTAGACGCAAGGCTAGAAAAGTTTACAGCAAAAAACACTTAAAAGTAAGCAGGCAACGGAATGAACACGCTAAAAGACTAGCGAGTAACGTATGCAAGTCTAACGACTTAGTGGCCTATGAAGATTTAAGTGTTAGAAATTTGGTTAAAAACCACTGTTTAGCTAAATCAATTAGCGATGCCAGTTGGTATTTGTTCCGGCAATGGATAGAATATTTTGCAGCTAAGTTTGATAAATTAGCAATTCCAGTTGCACCTCATTACACTTCGCAAAAATGCTCTAATTGTGGGGTAATCGTTAAAAAATCTCTATCAACCCGCACCCATATTTGTAATTGTGGATGTGAGTTGCATAGAGACACAAATGCTGCAATTAATATTCTCAATCTGGCAAAACAAGCTAGGGATGGGCAATCCCGAAGTAACGCTACAGGAGTTGGAGTCTCTACTCTGGTTGGTAAAAGCCTGCTAGAGCAAATTCTGACGTAG
- a CDS encoding DICT sensory domain-containing protein: protein MSISTSVLTELVQFLPSLKPQIYFKSSLTALSHAMEDQVLAGTDQPLVIATFQQERFYRQEAHRYYRIAEITPQVYVMAASETAFTNSSDHHETVAFDPEDQLRQEWNLLVLGQYYSTCLVCIEREDLVQNSQMPEQLLMDQARPFEGIWTSDRQVCIKVAELLFERILHYRPELTEKVEQGFSILGIRSGTRKGKKTTTRSKSNSISQDCSSLNDPFAYRLVTYLQAGQHKLLRVYRSLAAKERKERLVNSITATIRQSLNPQEVIKVATQELGEAMGACRCLIYRCKATDNSVKISNEYLCDDVISLMGKTWILRENPLFKEVVKGRERIYINDINKINFTKINQPNETAEKTLLVPTKPEEALTKIAQKWQIQGWLMIPILYQGQLLGMVELHQCNCNRSIWKEDDLSMVDAIATQLGAAIIQAETYANLEDLNQQLEALERTRSNLIAITGHELRTPLSTILVCLETLNQEPDMPVEMRKVMLDTALEDAERLRKLVQDFLKLSHLESGRVDWNPESLRLKECIDLAISGIRTHHVAHEVPRIETQVPSDLPLVQADGEWLVELLSKLLDNACKFTNPDGKVTISAQCNGDQMVEVTISDTGRGIEPNRLDAVFERFYQEEGSLRRSVGGTGLGLAIGKQIVNGWGGQIWADSPGKNQGSQFHFTIPYIENES, encoded by the coding sequence ATGAGTATCTCGACCTCGGTACTAACAGAATTGGTGCAGTTCCTGCCCAGTTTAAAGCCCCAAATTTATTTTAAATCCTCTTTAACGGCTCTATCTCATGCGATGGAGGATCAAGTTTTGGCGGGAACTGACCAACCTCTGGTAATTGCGACCTTTCAACAGGAGCGATTTTATCGTCAAGAAGCTCACCGTTACTATAGAATTGCTGAAATCACACCCCAAGTCTATGTGATGGCGGCTTCAGAAACGGCTTTTACAAACTCTTCTGACCATCATGAAACAGTGGCGTTTGACCCAGAAGATCAACTGCGTCAAGAATGGAATTTATTGGTTTTAGGACAATATTATTCAACCTGTTTAGTCTGTATTGAACGAGAAGATTTAGTTCAAAATTCCCAGATGCCAGAACAGTTATTAATGGATCAAGCTCGTCCCTTTGAAGGGATTTGGACATCAGATCGTCAAGTTTGTATTAAAGTTGCAGAATTGCTATTTGAACGCATTTTACATTACCGTCCTGAATTAACAGAAAAGGTAGAACAAGGCTTTAGTATTTTGGGGATTCGTTCAGGAACTCGAAAAGGCAAAAAAACAACAACTCGGAGCAAATCTAATTCGATTTCTCAAGATTGTTCTTCTCTTAATGATCCCTTTGCTTATCGTTTAGTGACTTATTTACAAGCGGGTCAACATAAACTGTTACGGGTCTATCGTTCCTTAGCGGCTAAAGAACGAAAAGAACGTTTAGTTAATTCGATTACAGCTACTATTCGGCAATCTTTGAATCCTCAAGAAGTGATTAAAGTGGCAACCCAAGAATTAGGGGAAGCAATGGGAGCTTGTCGTTGTTTAATTTATCGCTGCAAAGCAACAGATAATTCCGTTAAAATTTCTAATGAATATTTATGTGATGATGTGATTTCTTTGATGGGGAAAACCTGGATTTTGCGAGAAAATCCTTTATTTAAAGAAGTTGTTAAAGGGCGAGAACGAATTTATATTAATGATATCAATAAAATTAATTTTACCAAAATCAATCAACCCAATGAAACGGCTGAAAAAACGCTATTAGTCCCAACAAAACCTGAAGAAGCTTTAACAAAGATTGCTCAAAAATGGCAAATTCAAGGCTGGTTAATGATTCCAATTTTATACCAAGGTCAACTTTTAGGCATGGTGGAACTACACCAATGTAATTGTAATCGTTCGATCTGGAAAGAAGATGATTTATCGATGGTAGATGCGATCGCAACGCAATTAGGAGCCGCGATTATTCAAGCAGAAACCTACGCCAATTTAGAAGACTTAAATCAACAATTAGAAGCTTTAGAACGCACCCGCAGCAATTTAATTGCCATTACCGGACATGAATTAAGAACACCTTTATCGACGATTTTAGTGTGTTTAGAAACCTTAAATCAAGAGCCGGATATGCCTGTGGAAATGCGAAAAGTGATGTTAGATACAGCTTTAGAGGATGCTGAACGCTTAAGAAAGTTAGTTCAAGACTTTTTAAAATTATCCCATTTAGAAAGCGGTCGAGTGGATTGGAATCCTGAATCATTACGATTGAAAGAATGTATTGATTTAGCCATTAGCGGCATTCGGACCCATCATGTAGCCCATGAAGTCCCAAGAATTGAAACCCAAGTTCCCTCAGATTTACCTTTAGTTCAAGCCGATGGCGAATGGTTAGTAGAATTACTGTCTAAACTATTAGATAATGCCTGTAAATTTACAAATCCTGATGGGAAAGTCACGATTAGTGCTCAATGTAATGGTGATCAAATGGTCGAAGTCACGATTTCCGATACAGGACGGGGAATTGAACCAAATCGATTAGACGCAGTATTTGAGCGTTTTTATCAAGAAGAAGGTTCTCTGCGTCGCAGTGTGGGTGGAACAGGCTTAGGATTAGCGATCGGCAAACAAATTGTTAATGGCTGGGGAGGGCAAATTTGGGCAGATTCCCCTGGAAAAAATCAAGGAAGTCAGTTCCATTTCACCATTCCTTATATTGAAAATGAATCTTAA
- a CDS encoding helix-turn-helix transcriptional regulator has product MAFQPSYFKADFFKVLSNPVRIQILDTLRLGEKSVNDIAQWIEVEASSVSQQLAILRRYNLVKARRQGNYIFYSIRDPAIFKVLDAALEVFNNHLVQVRDALENLEDRT; this is encoded by the coding sequence ATGGCATTCCAGCCCAGCTACTTCAAAGCCGATTTCTTCAAAGTGCTGTCTAATCCTGTCCGCATCCAGATTTTAGACACCTTACGCCTTGGGGAAAAAAGCGTCAACGATATCGCGCAATGGATTGAAGTCGAAGCCTCTTCAGTCTCTCAGCAGTTAGCAATTCTGCGTCGCTATAATCTCGTTAAAGCTCGACGCCAAGGGAATTATATTTTCTACTCCATCCGTGACCCAGCGATTTTTAAGGTTCTCGATGCCGCCTTAGAAGTCTTCAATAACCATCTCGTACAAGTGCGTGACGCCTTGGAAAATCTTGAAGATCGAACCTAA
- a CDS encoding protochlorophyllide reductase, with the protein MANQATVVITGASSGVGLQAARALAQKGWYVVMACRDLAKAEQAAQSLGMSPDSYKILPIDLGSLASVKQFVANFRSLGRSLDALVCNAAIYMPLIKEPLWSPEGYELTVATNHLGHFYLCNVMLEDMKRSSYPDRRMVILGTVTHNPDELGGKIPPRPDLGNLDGFEQGFKDPITMIDGKKFEPVKAYKDSKVCNVLTMRELHRRYHESTGITFTSLYPGCVATTALFRNHYPLFQKIFPIFQKYITGGFVTEELSGDRVAMVVADPEYKQSGVYWSWGNRQKKDRKSFVQKVSPQASDDQKAQKMWDLSAKLVGLAY; encoded by the coding sequence ATGGCAAATCAAGCAACAGTTGTAATTACGGGAGCGTCTTCGGGCGTTGGTTTGCAAGCCGCTAGAGCCTTAGCCCAAAAGGGTTGGTATGTGGTTATGGCGTGTCGGGATTTAGCTAAAGCTGAACAGGCTGCTCAATCTCTGGGAATGTCCCCCGACAGCTATAAAATTCTTCCCATAGACTTAGGATCTTTAGCCAGTGTCAAACAGTTTGTTGCAAATTTCCGGTCTTTGGGTCGTTCCCTGGATGCGTTAGTCTGCAATGCGGCTATTTATATGCCTTTAATTAAAGAACCTTTATGGAGTCCAGAGGGGTATGAATTAACCGTAGCCACTAACCATTTAGGACATTTCTACCTCTGTAATGTCATGTTAGAGGATATGAAACGATCATCCTATCCTGATCGCAGAATGGTGATTTTAGGAACTGTTACCCACAACCCTGATGAGTTAGGGGGTAAAATTCCTCCCCGTCCAGATTTAGGAAATCTTGACGGGTTTGAACAAGGTTTCAAAGATCCGATTACGATGATTGATGGTAAAAAATTTGAACCTGTTAAAGCTTATAAAGATAGCAAGGTTTGTAATGTTTTAACGATGCGAGAATTACATCGCCGTTATCATGAATCTACCGGAATTACCTTTACTTCTCTGTATCCGGGTTGTGTGGCGACAACGGCTTTATTCCGCAACCATTATCCCCTATTTCAGAAGATTTTCCCCATTTTTCAAAAATACATTACCGGGGGATTTGTTACGGAGGAATTATCGGGCGATCGCGTAGCTATGGTTGTGGCTGATCCTGAATATAAACAGTCGGGAGTCTATTGGAGTTGGGGAAATCGACAAAAGAAAGATCGCAAATCTTTTGTGCAGAAAGTCTCTCCCCAAGCCAGTGATGATCAAAAAGCTCAAAAAATGTGGGATTTAAGCGCTAAGTTAGTGGGATTAGCATATTAA
- a CDS encoding RNA-binding protein, with protein sequence MSIYVGNLAYEVTSGDLEQVFQEYGKVRRATVPQDRETGKSRGFGFVEMVNEADENTAIEALDGAEWMGRHLRVNKARPREENEGGGGKRQSRGGYRNNSY encoded by the coding sequence ATGTCGATTTATGTCGGTAACTTAGCCTATGAGGTTACCTCTGGAGACCTAGAGCAAGTTTTTCAAGAATACGGTAAAGTCAGACGAGCCACTGTTCCTCAAGATAGAGAAACTGGGAAATCTCGTGGTTTTGGCTTTGTAGAAATGGTGAATGAAGCAGACGAAAACACTGCAATTGAGGCTCTCGATGGAGCAGAATGGATGGGGCGTCATCTACGAGTCAACAAAGCAAGACCCCGTGAAGAGAATGAAGGCGGTGGCGGTAAGCGACAGTCACGGGGAGGCTATCGCAATAATTCTTATTAG
- a CDS encoding carbonic anhydrase, which translates to MKNDFKTIQKCSCQGNCSHLLSRRGFMRSLLTTIISIPLLEFTQPAQAANHHAKALVLSCIDFRFMTAEQQFLANILPQQYDWTALAGASLALSGFPHEAELTVFLDQLDLSYKLHSIEKVIILDHEDCGAYSSLIDPNLHQNPEREYQVHTDYLNQAYTMIHHRYPNLDVELYFVTLESEFKLVTPKTDFPDLS; encoded by the coding sequence ATGAAAAATGATTTTAAGACGATTCAAAAATGTTCCTGTCAGGGGAATTGCTCTCATCTGTTGAGTCGTCGGGGGTTTATGCGATCGCTTTTAACAACTATTATTTCTATTCCCCTGTTAGAATTTACTCAACCTGCTCAAGCTGCAAATCATCACGCTAAAGCTTTAGTCTTAAGTTGTATTGATTTTCGGTTTATGACGGCAGAACAACAATTTCTGGCTAATATTTTGCCTCAACAATATGATTGGACTGCCCTAGCGGGAGCTTCCTTAGCTCTGTCTGGCTTTCCCCATGAAGCGGAATTAACGGTTTTTTTAGATCAATTAGATTTATCCTATAAACTCCATTCTATTGAAAAAGTGATCATTTTAGATCATGAAGATTGTGGAGCATACTCTAGTTTAATTGATCCTAATCTTCATCAAAATCCAGAACGGGAATATCAAGTGCATACCGATTATTTAAACCAAGCTTATACAATGATTCATCATCGTTATCCTAATCTGGATGTAGAGCTTTATTTTGTGACCCTAGAATCGGAATTTAAACTCGTGACTCCGAAAACGGATTTCCCTGATTTGAGTTAG
- a CDS encoding GTP-binding protein, translating into MNLDDELNTTLLSFTDLQAELNLRHAQDALREIVEHLDLTPTEREGLEPDIGGLQRMMDKLDRTSVQIAVFGMVGRGKSSVLNALLGQEVFITGPIHGVTQTTHKQEWQLTENSLSPIPAVSYRISQIELIDTPGIDEVDGETREQIARQVAQQADLLLFVIAGDITQVEYDALSQLREAGKPILLVFNKIDQYPEADRQAIYEKIRDERVKELLSPHEIVMAAASPLVAKAIRRPDGSLSAQLTRGEPQIEELKLKILEILDREGKSLVALNTMLYAGDVNEKLVQRKMEIREQSANRVIWNGVMTKSIAIALNPLMMIDLLSGAMIDVVLILTLSKLYGISMTQQGAVELLQKIALSMGGITASELVANFGLSSLKSVLGLTAPVTGGLSLVPYLSVAIPQAAIAGVSCYAIGQVTKTYLANGASWGEEGPKAVVQHILETLDETSILNRIKEELWNKINVKNRIGVN; encoded by the coding sequence ATGAATCTGGATGATGAACTGAATACAACGCTGCTGAGTTTTACTGACCTGCAAGCGGAACTAAATTTACGCCATGCTCAAGATGCTTTACGCGAGATTGTTGAGCATCTGGACTTAACCCCCACAGAGCGAGAGGGTTTAGAACCTGATATTGGGGGGTTGCAGAGGATGATGGATAAATTAGACCGTACCTCTGTACAAATTGCCGTTTTTGGCATGGTGGGACGGGGGAAATCTTCGGTTTTGAACGCTTTATTAGGTCAAGAAGTGTTTATTACTGGCCCCATTCATGGCGTCACCCAAACCACCCATAAGCAGGAATGGCAATTGACTGAAAACTCTTTATCTCCTATTCCGGCGGTTTCCTATCGGATTTCTCAAATTGAACTGATTGATACCCCAGGAATTGATGAAGTTGATGGTGAAACCCGTGAACAAATTGCTCGTCAGGTAGCCCAACAAGCGGATTTATTATTATTTGTAATTGCGGGAGATATTACTCAAGTTGAATATGATGCCCTTTCTCAATTGCGGGAAGCGGGAAAACCAATATTATTAGTGTTTAATAAAATTGATCAATATCCAGAAGCTGACCGACAAGCAATTTATGAAAAAATTCGCGATGAACGGGTTAAAGAATTGTTATCTCCTCATGAAATTGTCATGGCGGCGGCTTCTCCTTTGGTGGCGAAAGCGATTCGTCGTCCTGATGGAAGTTTAAGTGCTCAATTAACGAGGGGAGAACCTCAAATTGAAGAATTAAAGCTAAAAATTTTAGAGATTTTGGATCGGGAAGGGAAATCTTTAGTGGCTTTAAATACCATGTTATATGCGGGAGATGTGAATGAAAAATTAGTGCAGCGAAAAATGGAAATTCGAGAACAAAGTGCTAACCGAGTGATTTGGAATGGAGTGATGACAAAATCCATTGCGATCGCCTTAAATCCCCTGATGATGATTGATTTATTAAGTGGGGCGATGATTGATGTGGTTCTGATTTTAACTTTATCTAAACTGTATGGAATTTCCATGACTCAACAAGGTGCAGTGGAATTATTACAAAAAATTGCCTTAAGTATGGGAGGAATTACAGCTAGTGAATTAGTGGCGAATTTTGGCTTAAGTTCGTTAAAAAGTGTATTAGGATTAACTGCACCCGTAACCGGGGGATTATCCTTAGTTCCCTATTTATCAGTTGCTATTCCCCAAGCTGCGATCGCTGGAGTCTCTTGTTATGCTATTGGACAGGTGACAAAAACTTATTTAGCTAATGGTGCATCCTGGGGAGAAGAAGGGCCGAAAGCCGTTGTTCAACATATTTTAGAAACCTTAGATGAAACTTCTATTTTGAATCGAATTAAAGAAGAATTATGGAACAAAATTAATGTTAAAAACAGAATAGGTGTGAACTGA
- a CDS encoding DUF4912 domain-containing protein, with translation MLLNKKDTSIVTLTLLLSIATSPVAGAASRWPSNTRVADSTARSESSLLSSKQVRKLKIEQQPLSVQDEWDFKLKPVSKSEVALSSQHPILLSQLDSSPLPPRTKKNSVVSQSSQVQQATVPATEGEIPSWLWWLLPMIPVLGFWLGLQFKTQRSKSGDKQSKESITPVLSTESDIPRKQHQTPSSPVLVGGMELNESTTESLKTSFSPIVSSVSAPRTVLKKHNQTEEEFASMEDRAIQQVAEAVLIAEIDESEAEAVIAEFLTTKAPIEKLTETDPNILTESAIIESEIEEEPSTIKTVDEELIPKLLESEPNILTEPAIVESEIEEELPTIARVDEELIPKLLETEPNIVTEPAIAESDIEEELPTIARVDEELVKPEFLIPKLLESKPNILTEPAIIESDIEEEFPTIARVDEELVKPEFLIPKILETDPNIVTEPAIAESDIEEELPTIETVDEDLVKPELLIPKLLESEANIPTEPAIVESDIEEELPTIARVDEELIPKLLESEANILTEPAIAESDIEEELPTIARVDEELIEPEFLIPKILETDPNIVTESAIVESDIEEEPPTIARVDEELIEPELSVSELPKTEPEEIKLGVAHQDVRSEADVAATKFNLGKEITFEPSLADVDQGLPALPDGYGQSQIFLLPRDPNWAYAYWDVPNDHKEYLRQQGGTYLLLRVYDVTAIDLDTHPPLSMQEYECDEITREWYIPISMSDRDYIAELGYLTKDGRWLVLVRSNHIRIPPIYPTDWENDQFINVPWNKDLRGKTQFRL, from the coding sequence ATGTTGTTAAATAAAAAAGATACATCGATAGTGACCTTAACGTTATTGTTATCAATAGCGACAAGTCCTGTTGCCGGAGCAGCCTCTCGATGGCCTTCTAATACCCGTGTAGCGGATTCTACTGCGCGTTCAGAGTCGTCCTTGCTGTCCTCAAAACAAGTTAGGAAGCTTAAGATTGAGCAACAACCCTTGAGTGTTCAGGATGAATGGGATTTCAAGCTGAAACCTGTGTCAAAATCTGAGGTAGCCCTGAGTTCTCAACACCCTATCCTGTTGAGTCAGCTTGATTCGTCTCCACTCCCACCTAGAACAAAAAAGAATAGTGTCGTCAGCCAATCTTCCCAAGTGCAGCAAGCAACGGTTCCTGCGACGGAAGGAGAAATCCCAAGTTGGTTATGGTGGTTACTACCGATGATTCCGGTTTTAGGATTTTGGCTGGGGTTACAATTTAAAACTCAACGTTCTAAGTCTGGGGATAAACAATCTAAGGAGTCTATTACTCCTGTATTATCTACAGAATCTGATATTCCTAGGAAGCAACATCAGACTCCTTCTAGTCCAGTATTAGTGGGAGGAATGGAGTTAAACGAGTCTACAACAGAATCCCTGAAAACCTCCTTTTCTCCTATTGTTTCTTCTGTTTCTGCTCCTCGTACTGTTCTTAAAAAACATAATCAAACTGAAGAAGAATTTGCTTCTATGGAAGATAGGGCAATTCAGCAAGTTGCAGAAGCGGTATTAATTGCAGAAATTGATGAGAGTGAAGCTGAAGCTGTAATTGCCGAATTTTTGACAACAAAAGCACCTATTGAGAAACTAACAGAAACTGACCCTAATATCCTAACTGAATCAGCTATTATAGAATCAGAGATTGAGGAAGAACCTTCAACAATTAAAACAGTTGATGAGGAGTTAATTCCTAAACTATTAGAATCAGAGCCTAATATCCTAACAGAACCCGCTATTGTAGAATCAGAGATTGAGGAAGAACTTCCAACAATTGCAAGAGTTGATGAGGAGTTAATTCCTAAACTATTAGAAACTGAACCTAATATCGTAACAGAACCCGCTATTGCAGAATCGGATATTGAGGAAGAACTTCCCACAATTGCAAGAGTTGATGAGGAGTTAGTTAAACCGGAATTTTTGATTCCTAAACTATTAGAATCAAAGCCTAATATCCTAACAGAACCCGCTATTATAGAATCGGATATTGAGGAAGAATTTCCCACAATTGCAAGAGTTGATGAGGAGTTAGTTAAACCGGAATTTTTGATTCCTAAAATCTTAGAAACTGACCCTAATATCGTAACAGAACCCGCTATTGCAGAATCGGATATTGAGGAAGAACTTCCCACAATTGAAACGGTTGATGAGGATTTAGTCAAACCGGAATTGTTAATTCCTAAACTATTAGAATCAGAGGCTAATATCCCAACAGAACCGGCTATTGTAGAATCGGATATTGAGGAAGAACTTCCAACAATTGCAAGAGTTGATGAGGAGTTAATTCCTAAACTATTAGAATCAGAGGCTAATATCCTAACAGAACCCGCTATTGCAGAATCGGATATTGAGGAAGAACTTCCAACAATTGCAAGAGTTGATGAGGAGTTAATAGAACCAGAATTTTTGATTCCTAAAATCTTAGAAACTGACCCTAATATCGTAACAGAATCCGCTATTGTAGAATCGGATATTGAGGAAGAACCTCCAACAATTGCAAGAGTTGATGAGGAGTTAATAGAACCAGAATTATCGGTTTCTGAACTCCCAAAAACGGAACCCGAAGAAATAAAATTAGGAGTAGCCCATCAAGATGTGCGTTCAGAAGCAGATGTAGCAGCTACTAAATTTAACCTTGGAAAAGAGATTACATTTGAACCCTCTCTTGCAGATGTAGACCAAGGACTCCCAGCATTACCCGATGGTTATGGTCAGAGTCAGATTTTCCTGCTTCCCCGTGACCCTAATTGGGCCTATGCTTATTGGGATGTTCCCAACGACCATAAAGAATATTTACGTCAGCAAGGCGGAACTTATCTGCTGCTGCGGGTTTATGATGTCACTGCTATTGATCTCGACACCCATCCACCATTGTCCATGCAAGAATATGAATGTGATGAGATAACACGAGAATGGTATATTCCCATTTCCATGAGCGATCGCGATTATATTGCAGAATTGGGTTATCTGACCAAAGATGGACGTTGGTTAGTCCTGGTTCGCTCTAATCATATTCGCATTCCCCCCATTTATCCGACGGACTGGGAAAATGATCAATTCATTAATGTTCCTTGGAACAAAGACCTCAGAGGAAAAACCCAGTTTAGACTCTAA